A part of Maridesulfovibrio hydrothermalis AM13 = DSM 14728 genomic DNA contains:
- a CDS encoding peptidase U32 family protein codes for MNEHKPEILAPAGDKQSFLAAIAAGADAVYAGLKHFSARMEAYNFSTGELAALAQLGRKNGVKTYIPMNTLVKPDDMDSAARLIDRVARTVKPDALIIQDIAMIEIAHQAGFEGELHLSTLANVSHPKALKTAAELGINRVVVPRELNLDEIKEMAAACPENMSLEMFVHGALCYSVSGRCYWSSFFGGKSSLRGRCVQPCRRLYGGAKRKEQPKRLFSCLDLSLDVLTKPTLSIPEVTSWKIEGRKKGPHYVYYTVTAYRMLRDNPNDAQKRKNAMELLELALGRPSSHSVFLPQRPFTPLDPSNETGSGFLIGITKQEKNGKPYFNCRQELLNGDFLRIGYQDQPGHQMLKIRKSVPKRGRVSIPVKSKTRLKSGTKVFLIDRREEGLVQALKKLESKLSKIKVADKTSSSLQVKLPQYVYQHTERVARHTLQRNPPKGKTKFGTNIWLSLNALKRTPRPAVSKIWWHLPPVIWPDEEAEVQKTIDICLSGGGRNFVLNAPWQKSLFPKDDRLRFHAGPFCNVSNPLAVAELEDMGFSSAYVSPELAREDFLALPSASPLPLGVVLTGMWPLGISRIIADEANLMSPMYSQKKEICWVRQYGQNYWVYPGWPLDFSEERKVLENAGYAMFLDIQEPWPKDVPEPVRTSNFNWDLALL; via the coding sequence ATGAATGAACATAAACCAGAAATTCTTGCTCCGGCAGGCGACAAACAATCCTTTCTTGCGGCTATAGCCGCAGGTGCAGATGCCGTCTACGCCGGACTTAAACATTTTTCCGCCCGTATGGAAGCGTATAACTTCTCTACCGGTGAGCTTGCAGCTCTTGCCCAGCTGGGCCGGAAAAACGGCGTTAAGACCTATATTCCCATGAACACCCTTGTTAAGCCGGACGATATGGACTCAGCCGCCCGTCTGATAGACAGGGTAGCCCGTACCGTCAAGCCTGACGCCCTGATTATTCAGGATATTGCAATGATCGAAATTGCACATCAGGCCGGTTTTGAAGGTGAACTGCATCTTTCCACCCTCGCCAACGTCAGCCATCCAAAGGCACTTAAAACTGCCGCCGAGCTTGGTATCAACCGCGTTGTCGTGCCCAGAGAACTTAATCTGGACGAGATCAAAGAAATGGCTGCTGCCTGTCCGGAAAACATGTCCCTTGAAATGTTTGTCCACGGCGCACTTTGCTACTCTGTTTCAGGACGCTGCTACTGGAGCTCCTTTTTCGGAGGCAAGAGCAGCCTGCGCGGTCGATGCGTACAGCCATGCCGCAGACTTTACGGCGGAGCCAAACGCAAAGAACAGCCTAAACGTTTATTCTCGTGCCTTGACCTGAGTCTGGACGTACTGACCAAGCCGACCCTTTCCATTCCAGAAGTGACTTCATGGAAAATCGAAGGCCGTAAAAAAGGTCCGCATTACGTATACTATACTGTAACAGCTTACCGCATGCTGCGCGACAATCCGAATGATGCCCAGAAGCGCAAAAATGCTATGGAACTGCTCGAACTGGCACTCGGCAGGCCGTCTTCTCATTCGGTATTTCTGCCGCAGCGTCCTTTTACCCCGCTTGATCCTTCCAACGAAACAGGCTCAGGCTTCCTCATCGGAATTACCAAGCAGGAGAAGAACGGCAAGCCTTACTTCAACTGTCGGCAGGAACTGCTTAACGGCGATTTCCTACGCATAGGTTATCAGGACCAGCCCGGTCACCAGATGCTGAAAATCAGAAAATCAGTTCCTAAACGCGGAAGAGTGTCTATTCCAGTCAAAAGTAAAACCCGTCTGAAATCAGGTACTAAGGTTTTCCTTATTGACCGCCGCGAAGAAGGCCTTGTTCAGGCTCTTAAAAAATTAGAATCAAAACTTTCAAAGATCAAAGTCGCTGATAAAACATCCAGTTCTTTGCAGGTTAAACTTCCACAATATGTTTATCAGCATACTGAGCGTGTTGCCCGTCATACCCTGCAACGCAATCCGCCGAAAGGTAAGACAAAATTCGGAACTAATATCTGGCTTTCACTAAACGCACTTAAGCGTACTCCCCGCCCGGCTGTTTCAAAAATCTGGTGGCATCTGCCTCCGGTCATCTGGCCCGACGAGGAAGCTGAAGTGCAGAAAACCATCGACATCTGCCTAAGCGGCGGTGGCCGGAATTTTGTTCTTAACGCCCCGTGGCAGAAGTCACTTTTTCCAAAAGATGACCGTCTGCGTTTTCACGCCGGACCATTCTGCAATGTCTCCAATCCACTCGCAGTGGCCGAACTTGAAGACATGGGCTTTTCATCAGCTTACGTCAGTCCGGAACTTGCCCGTGAGGACTTTCTGGCCCTGCCCTCTGCCAGCCCACTTCCGCTGGGAGTTGTGCTGACCGGAATGTGGCCCCTTGGCATTTCAAGGATCATCGCCGATGAGGCAAACCTTATGAGTCCCATGTACAGCCAGAAAAAAGAAATCTGCTGGGTACGCCAATATGGGCAGAACTACTGGGTTTACCCCGGATGGCCCCTTGATTTCTCAGAAGAACGCAAAGTGCTCGAAAATGCAGGCTATGCTATGTTTCTGGATATTCAGGAACCGTGGCCCAAAGATGTTCCCGAGCCTGTCAGAACCAGTAATTTCAACTGGGATCTGGCTCTGCTGTAA
- a CDS encoding TRAP transporter substrate-binding protein: MKFSRIVTIALALCMVIGGVVSAGAAKYEARIGHLESPLQPRHQGLEKVAKLVKERTGGEVEFKLFPSSQLGNQRQMNEGVQFGTIEGTVSPAAFLGGFNPAVSIMDIPFILPADRAKAQQLRQGAFGKALLKSFDSRGFKAIAAWPNGRKNFTSNKPLTTLADYKGQSFRVMDSKILIEQFAAIGASAIALPFGELYTALQNGVVDGEENPLDTIQRMKFYEVQKYLVLSEHGAMEDFILFNPMFWDSLPAKYQKVIVDTFMEVMPSVEANKEQAQKDALVVIEKAGTKVSPLSDEDRAAMRKLMYPKTTAAYLERAGAEGQALIKLYEAEYNKIVK, encoded by the coding sequence ATGAAATTTTCTCGTATTGTCACTATTGCACTGGCTTTGTGCATGGTTATCGGCGGAGTTGTATCCGCTGGCGCCGCTAAGTACGAAGCTCGTATCGGTCACCTTGAATCTCCTTTACAGCCCCGTCATCAGGGTCTGGAAAAAGTCGCCAAGCTTGTTAAAGAGCGTACCGGCGGTGAAGTTGAATTCAAACTTTTCCCATCCTCCCAGCTCGGCAACCAGCGTCAGATGAACGAAGGTGTTCAGTTCGGTACTATTGAAGGTACTGTTTCTCCCGCAGCTTTCCTCGGCGGATTCAACCCCGCAGTATCTATTATGGACATCCCTTTCATCCTTCCGGCTGACCGTGCAAAAGCACAGCAGTTGCGTCAGGGTGCATTCGGTAAAGCACTGCTCAAGAGCTTCGATTCCAGAGGATTCAAAGCAATTGCAGCATGGCCTAACGGACGTAAAAACTTTACCTCCAACAAGCCCCTTACAACCCTTGCCGACTATAAAGGCCAGTCTTTCCGTGTAATGGATTCCAAAATCCTTATCGAGCAGTTTGCAGCAATCGGCGCATCTGCGATTGCACTGCCTTTCGGTGAACTCTACACAGCTCTTCAGAACGGTGTTGTTGACGGTGAAGAAAACCCCCTCGATACCATCCAGCGCATGAAATTCTACGAAGTACAGAAATACCTCGTACTTTCCGAGCATGGCGCAATGGAAGACTTCATCCTTTTCAACCCCATGTTCTGGGATTCTCTCCCTGCTAAATACCAGAAAGTAATCGTTGATACTTTCATGGAAGTTATGCCTAGCGTTGAAGCAAACAAAGAGCAGGCTCAGAAGGATGCTCTGGTTGTTATCGAAAAAGCCGGAACAAAAGTTTCCCCTCTTTCCGATGAAGACCGTGCTGCAATGCGTAAACTCATGTACCCCAAAACCACAGCGGCTTATCTTGAGCGCGCAGGTGCTGAAGGACAGGCTCTCATTAAGCTTTACGAAGCTGAATACAATAAGATTGTAAAATAA
- a CDS encoding Zn-dependent hydrolase, with the protein MNIRANDHTSGKSMTPHPVPQTQPSLGHLTAEAEKLFADLEALSRDKAGVSRPSYGDAESKAFDMIEEFAKGEGLLTSRDEAANLVIELVQIDADQEYILIGSHLDSVPQGGNYDGAAGVIAGLLCLIELKRSGITPEIPVKVIALRGEESAWFGACYLGSKALLGKLDESEQKLTQRDDGRTLKEHMADCGAQVERIGANEVLIDTSKIKAFFELHIEQGPVMIARNLPVAAVTGIRGNIRHREIHCVGEAGHSGAVPRWLRHDAVFATAELITRIDDHWTTILQHGGDLVATTGILSTNPQNHAMSRIPGEVTFSFEARSQYEHTLAAIEALLHSECATITYERRVDFEFDKPVKTPPAVLDQDIVERINNACLEEGLPVEAIPSGAGHDASLFANAGVSTGMIFVRNRNGSHNPEEEMDIEDFMRGISVLYRTITEFKK; encoded by the coding sequence ATGAACATACGAGCCAACGACCATACATCCGGCAAAAGCATGACCCCGCACCCTGTGCCTCAGACGCAACCAAGTCTTGGACACTTAACAGCTGAAGCGGAAAAACTATTTGCCGACCTTGAAGCCCTGTCCAGAGACAAGGCCGGAGTGTCCCGCCCCTCTTACGGTGATGCGGAAAGCAAAGCTTTTGATATGATCGAAGAATTTGCAAAGGGAGAAGGACTTCTAACTTCACGCGATGAAGCAGCGAACCTTGTCATTGAACTGGTACAGATTGATGCGGATCAGGAATATATTTTGATTGGATCACATCTTGACTCCGTGCCTCAAGGCGGAAACTACGATGGAGCAGCCGGAGTCATTGCCGGACTTCTCTGTCTGATAGAGCTTAAAAGATCAGGCATAACTCCCGAGATCCCTGTTAAAGTAATTGCTTTACGCGGCGAAGAAAGTGCATGGTTTGGTGCCTGTTATCTAGGTTCGAAAGCTCTTCTTGGTAAGCTTGATGAGTCGGAACAAAAGCTTACTCAGCGTGATGACGGCCGCACACTTAAAGAACATATGGCGGATTGCGGCGCGCAGGTTGAACGAATAGGGGCAAATGAAGTTCTGATTGACACTTCCAAAATAAAAGCCTTTTTCGAACTGCACATTGAGCAGGGGCCGGTGATGATTGCCCGCAATCTACCTGTTGCGGCAGTTACAGGAATTCGCGGCAATATTCGTCATCGCGAAATCCACTGTGTCGGTGAAGCCGGACATTCCGGTGCTGTTCCGCGCTGGTTGCGTCATGATGCTGTTTTTGCCACAGCAGAACTCATCACCCGCATAGATGACCACTGGACAACAATTCTTCAACACGGCGGAGATCTGGTTGCCACAACCGGAATTCTGTCCACCAATCCGCAAAACCATGCAATGTCCCGTATTCCCGGCGAAGTGACTTTCAGCTTTGAAGCACGAAGCCAGTATGAACATACTCTTGCAGCTATCGAAGCACTGCTTCATTCAGAATGTGCAACCATCACCTATGAGCGCAGAGTTGACTTTGAATTTGACAAACCGGTCAAGACTCCGCCAGCTGTTCTGGATCAAGATATTGTGGAACGCATAAACAATGCTTGCCTAGAAGAAGGGTTACCTGTAGAAGCTATTCCTAGCGGAGCAGGACATGACGCATCACTTTTTGCCAATGCCGGAGTTTCTACCGGAATGATTTTTGTGAGAAACCGCAATGGCTCCCACAACCCCGAAGAAGAAATGGACATAGAAGACTTCATGAGGGGCATATCAGTACTTTACCGCACAATAACGGAGTTCAAAAAATGA
- a CDS encoding dihydroorotate dehydrogenase: MDMSVDFAGLKLKNPILTASGTFGFGLEFKRFGDLESLGGIVVKGLSLKPREGNPMPRIAETPCGMLNAIGIQNPGVEVFLTKKLPKLPWKTLPVLVNLYATDAPEFGELAGVLSGEEGVAALEVNVSCPNVKEGGIAFGQDPRQITKVAEAVKKNAGNKPVIIKLSPNVTDIATCAKAAEDGGADGISLINTLSGMAVDIERRTPRLANVIGGLSGPAVKPVALRCVYQAVNAVKIPVIGLGGITTAEDAAEFLLVGATAVQIGTGNFISPDTAFNVAKELPKVLERVKAESLAEFTGSLKLP; encoded by the coding sequence ATGGATATGTCAGTAGATTTTGCAGGACTGAAGCTTAAAAATCCAATTTTAACAGCATCAGGAACTTTCGGTTTCGGTCTTGAGTTTAAAAGATTCGGTGATCTGGAATCCTTAGGTGGTATCGTTGTAAAGGGCCTTTCTTTGAAACCAAGAGAAGGTAATCCTATGCCGCGTATCGCTGAAACTCCATGCGGAATGCTTAATGCCATTGGAATTCAGAATCCCGGTGTCGAAGTTTTTCTTACCAAGAAACTGCCTAAGCTGCCGTGGAAAACTCTGCCGGTACTGGTCAATCTGTATGCCACCGATGCACCTGAATTCGGAGAATTGGCAGGGGTCTTGTCTGGAGAGGAGGGCGTTGCAGCTCTTGAGGTCAACGTATCCTGTCCCAACGTAAAAGAGGGCGGTATCGCTTTTGGTCAGGATCCGCGTCAGATCACCAAAGTTGCTGAGGCCGTTAAGAAAAATGCTGGAAACAAGCCGGTGATCATTAAGCTTTCTCCCAATGTAACCGACATAGCCACCTGTGCCAAAGCTGCTGAAGATGGCGGCGCGGACGGTATTTCTCTAATTAATACTTTATCAGGTATGGCGGTCGATATTGAAAGGCGTACGCCGCGTCTGGCCAATGTGATCGGAGGTTTGTCCGGTCCGGCAGTGAAGCCTGTAGCACTCAGGTGTGTTTATCAGGCTGTAAACGCGGTCAAGATTCCGGTAATTGGTCTTGGCGGCATAACCACAGCCGAAGATGCCGCAGAGTTTCTGCTGGTAGGGGCCACAGCGGTTCAGATTGGCACAGGTAATTTCATCAGTCCTGATACTGCATTCAATGTAGCTAAGGAACTGCCCAAAGTGCTCGAAAGGGTTAAAGCAGAGTCTTTAGCTGAGTTTACCGGAAGCTTGAAATTGCCATGA
- a CDS encoding FAD-binding oxidoreductase, with translation MSANNCRAVKVIDIKALGLSSPGEEIVELKLEYPDWKPGWRAGQFVMIRPVSWPLDLVWGRPFSICNADDSSLTILFQVVGRGTERLFELKEGDKVNVWGPLGTFFSKPADRPVLMLAGGMGIAPFCGYVDTHSQPENLKLFFAHRPALENYPYKSLSDKVEVEDIRETKPEDIPAIITRVDELVKEYAEKDGLITACGPMPFLRTIWNAANKYGADAELSLENRMACGIGACLGCVAKDGDGHHTQVCTTGPVFKATDLSLEG, from the coding sequence ATGAGTGCAAACAATTGCAGGGCTGTTAAAGTTATTGACATCAAGGCCCTCGGACTTTCTTCACCCGGTGAGGAAATTGTCGAACTTAAGCTCGAATACCCGGACTGGAAACCGGGCTGGCGCGCAGGACAGTTCGTCATGATCAGACCAGTTTCATGGCCTCTGGACCTAGTCTGGGGCCGCCCTTTTTCTATCTGTAATGCAGACGATAGCAGTCTGACTATTCTTTTTCAGGTGGTAGGGCGCGGCACCGAGCGGCTGTTTGAGCTTAAAGAGGGGGATAAGGTGAATGTCTGGGGTCCGCTGGGTACATTTTTCAGCAAACCGGCAGACCGTCCCGTACTCATGCTCGCCGGAGGAATGGGCATAGCTCCCTTTTGCGGATATGTCGACACCCATTCGCAGCCTGAAAACCTGAAACTTTTCTTTGCGCATCGTCCTGCATTGGAAAATTATCCTTATAAATCCCTTTCTGACAAGGTTGAAGTGGAGGATATCCGCGAAACCAAGCCGGAAGATATTCCTGCTATTATCACAAGAGTAGATGAATTGGTTAAAGAATATGCGGAAAAAGACGGACTAATCACCGCATGTGGTCCTATGCCTTTTTTGCGCACCATCTGGAATGCAGCAAATAAATATGGTGCAGATGCGGAGCTTTCTCTTGAAAACCGCATGGCCTGCGGCATCGGGGCCTGTCTGGGGTGCGTAGCCAAAGATGGCGACGGGCATCATACTCAGGTTTGCACCACCGGTCCTGTGTTCAAAGCAACTGATCTCAGTCTGGAGGGATAG
- a CDS encoding TRAP transporter large permease, whose protein sequence is MTSVIILIALTMLVCGFEMLLVLGVPAFLTKAFLFPRIPDPVLVQKLVGGINFSTLLAIPFFIFAAELMASGQIAKRLTDLIKHFTAHRLGGIGHTTIAGSMAFGSVSGSAPATVAAMGKLMYPELRKTGFSEKFSLGLIISSAETALLIPPSITLIIYGWMTGTSITGLFIGGLGVGITLGLAFAGLVIFESIRKGVGRGEKSTVPFLSVFRSAAWALGLPVIILGGIYSGLFTPTEAAAVSVVYAIIIEAFVYKNLSFSRLISTTERAAISTTIIFILLAMGSVLSYFVTLAQVPVLITDFLTAIDAGPITFLMIVNIAFFLAGMFIDPNSALLILVPPLYPVALSMGVDPIHFGQIVCLNICIGMITPPFGLDIFVASSTLEKPVMSIINGVWPFLFINILVLILVTYVPGLATFLPNLLAP, encoded by the coding sequence ATGACTTCTGTAATTATCCTTATCGCCCTCACAATGCTCGTTTGCGGTTTTGAAATGCTGCTGGTGCTTGGTGTACCTGCATTTCTGACCAAAGCTTTTCTTTTTCCCCGTATCCCTGATCCGGTACTTGTTCAGAAACTGGTCGGCGGAATCAACTTTTCCACTTTGCTGGCAATTCCTTTTTTTATATTTGCCGCAGAACTTATGGCCTCAGGACAGATAGCCAAAAGACTCACTGACCTGATCAAACATTTCACAGCGCACAGGCTCGGCGGCATCGGCCACACAACTATCGCCGGCTCTATGGCTTTTGGTTCAGTTTCCGGTTCTGCTCCGGCAACGGTAGCGGCAATGGGTAAACTTATGTACCCCGAACTGCGAAAAACCGGATTCAGCGAAAAATTCAGCCTCGGCCTTATTATTTCTAGCGCGGAAACAGCTCTACTCATTCCGCCCAGTATCACTCTCATTATTTATGGCTGGATGACCGGAACTTCTATCACCGGACTTTTTATCGGTGGCCTTGGCGTCGGTATTACTCTGGGCCTTGCTTTCGCCGGTCTGGTAATTTTTGAAAGCATCCGCAAAGGTGTCGGCAGAGGCGAAAAATCAACAGTCCCCTTCTTGTCTGTTTTCAGGTCTGCCGCCTGGGCACTTGGCCTTCCGGTTATTATTCTCGGCGGTATTTACTCCGGCCTGTTCACTCCGACTGAGGCGGCTGCTGTTTCAGTTGTTTACGCCATCATTATTGAAGCTTTTGTTTACAAAAATTTAAGCTTCTCCAGACTAATCAGCACCACAGAACGTGCTGCAATATCAACCACCATCATTTTTATCCTGCTGGCAATGGGCAGCGTACTTTCCTACTTTGTAACTCTGGCTCAGGTTCCGGTGCTGATCACCGACTTTCTGACAGCCATTGACGCAGGCCCCATTACTTTTCTTATGATCGTCAACATCGCCTTCTTTCTTGCCGGTATGTTTATCGATCCTAACTCGGCTCTTTTAATTCTGGTACCGCCTCTTTACCCCGTTGCACTGAGCATGGGTGTCGATCCTATTCATTTCGGTCAGATTGTCTGCCTTAATATATGTATCGGCATGATCACTCCGCCCTTCGGACTGGATATTTTTGTAGCTTCCTCCACTCTGGAAAAACCGGTTATGTCCATCATTAACGGTGTTTGGCCATTTTTGTTTATCAATATTCTGGTATTGATTCTGGTTACCTACGTCCCCGGACTGGCAACATTTTTGCCTAACCTGCTTGCTCCCTAA
- a CDS encoding TRAP transporter small permease gives MRKLLSSLLDGIRIVERALIISINLIMVGLYTFNVLIREMMPQYSSTFAWIDEATRLLMVWAVFLALGLALERGRQVAVTTLLERMPDLPRKIIQTLINLTGIVFSCYLSWLGVALVKFVMRTGQVSPTLGLPMYWLYVAPTIGFLLLALRYGLELAGINDRHNRPILTQTK, from the coding sequence ATGCGTAAGTTGCTGAGTTCCCTGCTTGACGGGATTCGAATTGTTGAACGGGCTTTGATCATATCCATAAATCTGATCATGGTCGGCCTTTATACTTTCAATGTACTGATTCGTGAAATGATGCCCCAGTACTCAAGCACTTTCGCATGGATAGATGAAGCTACACGTCTGCTCATGGTCTGGGCAGTGTTTCTGGCTCTGGGTCTTGCTCTTGAACGGGGCCGTCAGGTTGCAGTTACCACTTTGCTTGAGAGAATGCCGGATCTGCCCCGCAAAATAATCCAGACATTGATCAACCTTACCGGAATAGTTTTCAGCTGTTACCTTTCATGGCTGGGAGTTGCCCTTGTCAAATTCGTCATGCGCACAGGTCAGGTCAGCCCGACTCTGGGATTGCCCATGTACTGGCTTTATGTTGCGCCCACAATAGGATTTCTGCTGCTGGCTCTACGCTACGGCCTTGAACTGGCCGGAATTAATGACCGTCACAATCGCCCGATCCTCACCCAGACCAAGTAG
- a CDS encoding helix-turn-helix domain-containing protein — protein MGELCPKEIGQRLKAFRLGSHYSTEEIASRIGISRAALYRYEKGDPPKLETLESIAELLGVSLTSLMGVGVEYLSSAVSFFERMRQVEASSEHLSVMFGLVSYLLTTDDFDEYLTVAIREGLPECIADSEKTDKHIAEVLSILKERKKGYLKRRPGIVNLASATDFEKFLRNGFVGTYDLPENVLNERREVARREVENVASMLEEQPIGVQIGILVDSVPSTCFQIFRQPERSTLCISPYKLSDFPNIRLGVGMITSAPEALELHEKMVVELWGKALKGGRAADYLRKMIKESGL, from the coding sequence ATGGGTGAACTTTGTCCAAAAGAGATAGGCCAAAGACTGAAAGCATTCAGACTTGGCAGTCACTACAGCACTGAGGAGATCGCCTCTCGAATAGGCATTTCCCGGGCTGCACTTTACCGTTACGAAAAAGGTGATCCACCAAAGCTTGAAACGCTGGAAAGCATTGCGGAACTGCTCGGGGTCTCTCTTACTTCGCTTATGGGCGTCGGCGTTGAGTATCTTTCCTCAGCGGTCAGCTTCTTTGAGAGGATGCGTCAGGTGGAGGCTTCCTCCGAGCATCTTTCGGTTATGTTCGGGCTGGTTTCATATCTCCTGACAACTGACGATTTTGATGAATACCTGACTGTTGCGATAAGGGAAGGACTGCCGGAGTGCATCGCGGATTCTGAAAAAACGGATAAGCATATCGCAGAAGTTCTTTCCATTCTTAAAGAACGCAAAAAGGGGTATCTTAAACGCCGTCCGGGTATTGTTAACCTTGCATCTGCAACAGATTTTGAAAAGTTTCTGCGCAATGGATTTGTCGGTACATATGATTTGCCGGAAAATGTTCTGAACGAACGGCGCGAGGTAGCAAGGCGTGAAGTTGAAAACGTTGCTTCCATGCTTGAAGAACAGCCTATCGGAGTTCAGATAGGTATTCTGGTTGATTCAGTGCCGAGCACATGTTTTCAGATTTTTCGTCAGCCAGAAAGATCAACGCTTTGTATCAGCCCTTATAAATTATCTGACTTTCCAAATATACGACTCGGTGTAGGCATGATAACATCCGCTCCTGAAGCTCTTGAGCTGCATGAAAAAATGGTAGTAGAGCTTTGGGGAAAAGCATTGAAAGGCGGCAGGGCGGCAGATTATTTAAGAAAAATGATCAAAGAAAGTGGATTATAG
- the pyrC gene encoding dihydroorotase, with translation MNTEITIIRPDDWHLHLRDGEMLAAVLPATSRIYGRAIIMPNLMPPVTNAVMAEEYRKRIIEVRPEGSRFEPLMTCYLTDSTSPEDIHAAYAVKAFHAVKLFPAGATTNSASGVTDIKNVYPVLEAMQEIGLPLSVHGEVVDPDVDVFDREAVFIDRVLEPVHQDFPELKIIFEHLTSKIAVDYVFDQDENMVATITPHHLLLTRNDLFKGGMNPYMYCLPVAKTFEDRNAIREAATSGDERFFLGTDSAPHPSRSKEKAGAAAGIFNAPTSIGYVTQVFDELKALDKLEGFASIYGARFYGLSPNGSTVTLAKREHPVEMEGQIVAGNDVVKIFKPDTPLYWELVD, from the coding sequence ATGAACACTGAAATCACCATCATAAGACCTGATGACTGGCATCTTCATCTGCGCGATGGAGAAATGCTTGCGGCTGTGCTTCCTGCTACTTCCAGAATCTACGGGCGTGCTATCATCATGCCGAACCTCATGCCCCCGGTCACCAACGCCGTTATGGCTGAAGAATATCGCAAACGCATCATAGAAGTACGGCCTGAAGGTTCCCGTTTTGAACCGCTTATGACCTGCTATCTCACAGATTCAACTTCTCCTGAAGATATTCATGCCGCCTACGCGGTCAAAGCATTTCATGCCGTAAAACTTTTCCCGGCAGGGGCCACTACAAATTCCGCCAGCGGAGTTACAGACATCAAAAATGTATATCCGGTGCTGGAAGCCATGCAGGAAATTGGACTTCCCCTTTCTGTACACGGTGAAGTAGTTGATCCGGATGTCGATGTTTTTGACCGCGAAGCAGTTTTCATTGACAGAGTACTGGAGCCGGTACATCAGGATTTTCCAGAACTGAAAATCATCTTTGAACACCTGACCAGTAAAATAGCTGTTGATTATGTTTTTGATCAGGATGAAAATATGGTTGCGACCATAACCCCTCACCACCTTCTTCTGACCCGCAACGACCTGTTTAAAGGCGGCATGAATCCATATATGTACTGCCTGCCCGTTGCCAAAACATTTGAAGATCGAAACGCCATCCGTGAAGCAGCAACTTCAGGAGATGAAAGATTTTTCCTCGGCACAGACTCCGCCCCGCATCCTTCAAGAAGCAAGGAAAAAGCAGGCGCAGCGGCCGGTATTTTTAATGCCCCCACATCAATTGGTTACGTGACTCAGGTTTTTGATGAGCTTAAGGCTCTTGATAAACTTGAAGGATTCGCTTCCATTTACGGAGCCAGATTCTATGGGCTTTCTCCCAATGGCAGCACTGTTACTTTGGCCAAACGAGAACACCCTGTTGAAATGGAAGGGCAGATTGTAGCCGGAAATGATGTCGTTAAGATATTCAAACCGGATACTCCCCTTTATTGGGAATTGGTTGATTGA